The following is a genomic window from Vitis vinifera cultivar Pinot Noir 40024 chromosome 6, ASM3070453v1.
ATCTCTTTCTCAACATAtcctttcttttcctcatcTTCTTGTGCCTCACAACCCATTTCTATTCATCCAATTCTAATTTCCTCAACCAGTTCAAAACATTTCCCAATGCCATGACAGCACCATACCATGATTCTGATACTGGTTGCAGACAGCTTCACGAGTACTCTGATAGGGAAGCAAAGTGCTCCTATGTGAAATCTCATACAGGATGCCAAAATGGAGGTTACATATCCTATCTCCAGCTCTTTTACTGCAACTTTGACCCGGTGCTAGGCTACTCAGCACTCATCCTCTGGCTTTTAGTTCTATTCTATTTGTTGGGCAACACAGCTGCCAATTACTTTTGTTGTTCATTAGAGGGCTTGTCAAGAATTTTGAAGCTTTCTCCAAACATAGCTGGTGTTACTCTTCTTTCACTGGGAAACGGTGCACCCGATCTCTTTGCCAGCATAGTCTCTTTCATGGGAGATGAGACTGAAAAGGTCGGCCTCAATAGCATTTTGGGTGGCGCATTCTTTGTATCAAGCATAGTTGTTGGGATTATAAGCATTTCTGTCTGTCATTCTCGACCGTCCATTGAAAGGTCCAGCTTCATATGGGATGTTACTTTCTTCCTTCTCTCCTTGGCTTGCCTACTTGTCATCATAATGTTGGGAAAAATTAATTTGTGGGGTGctatctcttttttttctctgtattttatatatgtacTCTTCATATCCACCTCACATCTATGCCATCGTAAAGAGGGAGTAGGGGATGATCGTGCAGCATCTGGATCTCCAATACTGCCTGTTACTAAGAACTTTCTCGAGTACCAAACAGAAGGACTATGTGAAGTGGAAGAGCCTTTGTTAGGTTTTGTGGGTGATGATAAGCCAATTTCGATGGAAAAATCGGGACTAGTTCAAGTTGGTGATGACAGGAAACGAAGAAGAAGGTGTTTGGATCTTCAACCTTCAACTTCTAGTCACTTGTTTGTTTGCAGGCTCTTGTTCTTTCTGGAGCTGCCACTTTACTTGCCTAGAAGGCTAACAATTCCGGTCATCACCGCCGAGAGATGGTCGAAGCCATTTGCAGTGGTCTCAGTGACAATAGCTCCTGTTCTAGTAGCTGTTGTTTGGAATTCGCATGGCTCCAAACCAAGCTGGCTGGTTTACCTAATTGGTGCGTCAGTTGGGACCATTTCTGGAGTCGTGGCATTTTTCACGACAGAGAGGTCTAACCCACCAACGAAATGGTTGTTCCCATGGCATGCTGGAGGGTTTTTGATGAGCATCACATGGACATATATTGCAGCAGACGAGCTTATTTCCCTGTTGGTCTCACTGGGATTGATATTAGGGATAAGCCCTTCAATCCTAGGGCTGACTGTCCTTGCATGGGGTAACTCCCTTGGGGACTTGGTATCCAATGTTACCATGGCACTAAATGGAGGAGCAGAGGGTGCCCAAGTGGCTCTATCAGGATGCTATGCAGGCCCCATATTCAATACACTGATTGGCTTGGGATTGCCACTTGCTTTCTCAGCTTGGTCAGAGTACCCAGCATCTTACATCATCCCCAAAGACAATTCAGACTATGAAACTCTGGGGTTTC
Proteins encoded in this region:
- the LOC100261580 gene encoding cation/calcium exchanger 1, which gives rise to MRIYNSKNSLVIPGSMAEFPPISKGQYLNLFLNISFLFLIFLCLTTHFYSSNSNFLNQFKTFPNAMTAPYHDSDTGCRQLHEYSDREAKCSYVKSHTGCQNGGYISYLQLFYCNFDPVLGYSALILWLLVLFYLLGNTAANYFCCSLEGLSRILKLSPNIAGVTLLSLGNGAPDLFASIVSFMGDETEKVGLNSILGGAFFVSSIVVGIISISVCHSRPSIERSSFIWDVTFFLLSLACLLVIIMLGKINLWGAISFFSLYFIYVLFISTSHLCHRKEGVGDDRAASGSPILPVTKNFLEYQTEGLCEVEEPLLGFVGDDKPISMEKSGLVQVGDDRKRRRRCLDLQPSTSSHLFVCRLLFFLELPLYLPRRLTIPVITAERWSKPFAVVSVTIAPVLVAVVWNSHGSKPSWLVYLIGASVGTISGVVAFFTTERSNPPTKWLFPWHAGGFLMSITWTYIAADELISLLVSLGLILGISPSILGLTVLAWGNSLGDLVSNVTMALNGGAEGAQVALSGCYAGPIFNTLIGLGLPLAFSAWSEYPASYIIPKDNSDYETLGFLMGGLLWALVILPKRNMVLDRCLGGGLVAIYLCFLSLRIARALVPN